One window from the genome of Salvia splendens isolate huo1 chromosome 9, SspV2, whole genome shotgun sequence encodes:
- the LOC121749358 gene encoding putative wall-associated receptor kinase-like 16, whose translation MVFERPILIFILAFSTPTLVFSSSHYNFPIAKPNNPNCNDTCGHIQIPFPFGTTPECSFARQFRLTCNHTASDPPKLLWWNTNFEITDISLDGQFTLMKTIAHDCYQSNGVQSSNFSSGIRLRPHFTLNNTANKFTVLGCSAIAAFTGISLNQTFITAGAALCSSEADLSEGTCNGAGCFQIDIPTDVSEYDVVIMSLTNYTTTSGFSNCTYAFAVERSAFRFSKDNLTNLLPRQRLPVVVDWVIGNGTCQDARRNATGYACVNANTTCYHPTNGHGYRCRCEDGFEGNPYLPQGCIDINECLNDTLHDCNKKASCTNNIGNYTCTCPENYEGNGIGEDGCKWKSPKDMKIAYVLIGVGSGVICLLLGTILFYLEHKRRSQNKMKRKFFHQNGGHILQEKLAKREASPDTVIIFSSSELEMATNSFHNSMIIGRGGFGTVYKGVLVDRRTIAVKRSIRVDPTQIEQFINEVVILSQINHRNVVRLLGCCLETDVPLLVYEFIPNGTLSSHLHNEAKARALDWSMRLKIAAETAGLLSYLHSSTCTPIIHRDVKSDNILLDHSLTVKVSDFGASKLVPVDLAQLSTVVLGTLGYLDPEYMQTNQLTEKSDVYSFGVVLLELVTGRKALCFDRPIEEKSLSNYFLYVLKEDLLVKIIDEKIVGLGNMEQINAVCKLAKECLNVKGEDRPSMKEVTMELEGLILREKHSWATNVDDEEEMKSLIPNDHDGTSGVGYDSIGMDHIVLPINGGR comes from the exons ATGGTGTTTGAGAGACCCATCTTAATCTTCATATTGGCCTTCTCCACACCAACACTGGTATTTTCATCATCTCATTACAATTTCCCAATAGCTAAGCCTAATAATCCCAACTGCAACGATACCTGCGGCCACATACAAATCCCCTTCCCTTTCGGCACTACACCCGAATGCTCCTTCGCAAGACAATTCCGTCTCACTTGCAACCACACAGCTTCCGATCCTCCGAAGCTGTTATGGTGGAACACGAATTTCGAAATCACAGACATATCCCTCGATGGCCAGTTCACGCTCATGAAGACCATAGCGCATGACTGTTATCAAAGCAACGGAGTCCAGTCCTCCAATTTCAGTAGCGGGATTCGGCTTCGTCCCCACTTCACGCTGAATAATACCGCCAATAAGTTCACTGTCTTGGGGTGTTCTGCCATCGCTGCTTTTACGGGGATTAGTCTCAACCAGACCTTTATAACGGCCGGTGCCGCCCTGTGCAGCTCGGAGGCTGATTTGAGTGAAGGGACGTGTAACGGCGCGGGCTGTTTCcagattgacatccctaccgaTGTGTCGGAGTATGATGTTGTAATCATGAGTCTTactaattatactactacttctGGCTTTAGTAACTGCACTTATGCGTTTGCGGTTGAGAGGTCTGCCTTCCGATTTTCCAAGGATAATCTCACTAACTTGTTACCCCGTCAAAGACTTCCTGTGGTGGTTGATTGGGTCATCGGGAATGGCACGTGCCAAGATGCCCGGAGAAACGCCACCGGTTATGCTTGCGTCAATGCAAACACCACCTGCTATCACCCCACAAATGGCCATGGCTACCGTTGTCGTTGCGAGGATGGCTTTGAAGGAAACCCATATCTACCTCAAGGGTGTATAG ATATCAATGAATGCTTAAATGATACTTTACATGATTGCAACAAGAAAGCATCCTGCACCAATAACATAGGCAATTACACATGTACTTGTCCCGAAAATTACGAAGGAAATGGAATTGGTGAAGATGGATGTAAGTGGAAGTCTCCCAAAGATATGAAGATTGCGTATGTCTTAATTG GAGTTGGCTCCGGGGTCATTTGTCTGCTACTTGGCACCATCCTCTTTTACTTAGAGCATAAGAGAAGATCACAGAATAAGATGAAGCGGAAATTCTTTCACCAAAACGGTGGGCATATATTACAAGAGAAACTCGCCAAGAGAGAAGCGTCACCGGATACGGTCATCATTTTCAGCTCATCCGAGCTAGAAATGGCCACCAACAGCTTCCACAACAGCATGATCATTGGCCGAGGCGGCTTTGGCACCGTGTACAAAGGCGTTCTAGTAGACAGAAGAACAATTGCGGTCAAGAGGTCTATAAGAGTTGATCCTACACAAATCGAACAGTTCATCAACGAGGTAGTTATTCTGTCTCAAATCAACCACAGGAATGTAGTAAGGCTTCTTGGTTGTTGCCTAGAAACAGATGTTCCGCTTTTAGTCTACGAGTTCATCCCTAATGGCACCCTTTCTTCGCACTTGCACAATGAGGCTAAGGCACGTGCCCTTGATTGGAGCATGCGTCTGAAGATCGCGGCAGAAACTGCTGGGCTGCTCTCGTATCTTCACTCTTCAACTTGTACTCCCATTATACACAGGGATGTCAAGTCGGACAATATCCTCTTGGACCACAGTTTGACAGTTAAGGTGTCGGACTTCGGAGCTTCAAAGCTTGTTCCAGTTGATCTCGCACAGCTATCCACAGTGGTGCTGGGAACTTTGGGATACCTTGATCCTGAGTACATGCAGACGAACCAGTTGACTGAGAAGAGCGATGTTTACAGCTTTGGAGTTGTTCTGCTGGAGCTAGTCACGGGGCGTAAAGCATTGTGCTTTGATAGGCCGATAGAGGAGAAGAGTTTATCTAACTATTTCCTTTATGTACTCAAGGAGGATTTGTTGGTAAAAATTATTGATGAAAAAATTGTAGGTTTGGGAAATATGGAGCAAATAAATGCGGTTTGTAAGCTAGCGAAAGAGTGCTTGAATGTGAAGGGAGAAGATCGACCTAGTATGAAGGAGGTGACAATGGAGCTAGAAGGGCTGATACTGCGAGAGAAGCACTCGTGGGCCACAAATGTTGACGACGAAGAAGAGATGAAGTCTTTGATTCCGAATGATCATGATGGAACGAGTGGAGTGGGATATGATAGCATCGGCATGGATCATATTGTTTTACCAATCAATGGAGGAAGATGA